The Spiribacter vilamensis genome segment ATCGCCGCCGTCAACGTCGTCTTGCCATGGTCAACATGACCAATCGTGCCAACGTTTACGTGCGGCTTGTTGCGCTCAAATTTCGCCTTGGCCACGGTTCACCTCTTACCCGTCAAAATCAAATAATCCACTTCCGACCCAGC includes the following:
- a CDS encoding GTP-binding protein: MAKAKFERNKPHVNVGTIGHVDHGKTTLTAA